In the Solibacillus sp. FSL K6-1523 genome, one interval contains:
- a CDS encoding protein-tyrosine phosphatase family protein: MNRHYNELVAGRIFIGSADDTEQAVSSEQIDTVFDVRVNGREGEQAYNYIHTPITEEATAETIKAGAEKLAQAYETGEKIYIHCGSGTGRAGVMAVATLLEIGAASSLDEAITQVKEARPAVKVRDNMQAALERLYIK; the protein is encoded by the coding sequence ATGAATCGTCATTATAATGAACTAGTAGCAGGTCGAATTTTCATCGGTAGTGCGGATGATACGGAACAAGCGGTGTCATCTGAGCAAATTGATACGGTATTTGATGTGCGTGTCAATGGTCGTGAAGGCGAGCAAGCGTACAACTATATTCATACGCCGATTACAGAAGAGGCAACAGCTGAAACGATTAAAGCAGGTGCGGAAAAATTAGCACAAGCATATGAAACGGGTGAAAAGATTTACATTCATTGCGGTAGTGGCACAGGTCGCGCGGGTGTTATGGCTGTAGCGACATTGTTAGAAATCGGAGCTGCATCGAGTTTAGATGAAGCCATTACGCAAGTAAAAGAAGCACGCCCGGCAGTAAAAGTACGTGACAATATGCAGGCAGCGCTTGAAAGACTTTATATAAAATAG
- a CDS encoding helix-turn-helix domain-containing protein, which produces MQNFQFAQIFTERRKELAVTQEQIAHYVGVSRAAVSKWEKGLSYPDITILPKLATYFNVSIDLLLGYEPQMTKERIMSTYAMFATKLGNEPFEQVDEQIDEMIAEYYSCFPFLLKIVQLYMNYYPKAANPDEILGKCLTLCERIKTQSHHRQLSYEATVLEAYISIMQGKPKQVLELLGEEAAVQYGAEQLIATAHTMLGTKEKAKEVLQVSMYQQTVGLISNATETLLLEIDHTVHFDETIKRIQQLLETFQIANLNPNIALVFYIKAAGGYMMRNQTEQALQMIEYYIKVCSTLKFPLELQGDRYFYKLGDWIDQQERIDKQAPRDNLSIKKDLVTSIANNPIFNALQDNTQFKIMMTNLQHHLQLEEEL; this is translated from the coding sequence ATGCAAAACTTTCAATTTGCCCAAATTTTCACGGAGCGCCGAAAAGAACTAGCAGTGACGCAAGAACAAATTGCGCACTATGTCGGTGTATCACGCGCAGCCGTTTCGAAGTGGGAGAAGGGATTAAGTTATCCTGATATAACAATTTTACCGAAGCTCGCAACTTATTTCAATGTGTCGATTGATCTTCTATTAGGCTATGAACCGCAAATGACGAAGGAACGAATTATGTCTACTTATGCAATGTTTGCTACGAAGCTTGGAAATGAGCCGTTCGAGCAAGTAGATGAACAAATCGATGAAATGATAGCAGAATATTATTCATGCTTTCCATTCTTGTTAAAAATCGTGCAACTATATATGAATTATTATCCGAAAGCCGCGAACCCAGATGAAATTTTGGGGAAATGTCTTACTTTATGTGAGCGCATTAAAACGCAAAGCCATCATCGCCAGCTATCATATGAAGCGACAGTTTTAGAAGCATACATTTCTATTATGCAAGGGAAACCGAAGCAAGTGCTTGAATTATTAGGGGAAGAAGCAGCTGTGCAATATGGGGCTGAGCAATTGATTGCAACAGCGCATACGATGCTCGGTACTAAAGAAAAGGCGAAAGAAGTTTTGCAGGTGAGCATGTATCAGCAAACGGTCGGGTTAATTTCAAATGCAACGGAAACATTGTTGCTTGAAATTGATCATACTGTCCATTTTGACGAAACGATAAAACGTATACAGCAGTTGCTTGAAACTTTTCAAATTGCAAACTTAAATCCTAATATAGCGCTTGTGTTTTATATTAAAGCAGCAGGTGGATATATGATGAGAAATCAAACAGAGCAGGCGCTTCAAATGATTGAATACTATATCAAAGTTTGTAGCACATTAAAATTTCCATTGGAGTTACAAGGAGATCGTTATTTTTACAAGCTCGGGGACTGGATTGATCAGCAGGAGCGAATTGATAAACAAGCGCCACGGGATAATTTGTCGATTAAAAAAGATCTTGTAACAAGTATTGCAAATAATCCAATATTTAATGCACTACAAGACAATACGCAATTTAAAATAATGATGACGAATTTACAACATCATTTACAACTAGAGGAGGAATTATAG
- a CDS encoding PLD nuclease N-terminal domain-containing protein, giving the protein MEELANINWALIAPLIILQFILALVVIVDIARNGATNGPKWLWVVVALFVSTIGPILYFIFGRKSQ; this is encoded by the coding sequence GTGGAAGAATTAGCGAATATAAATTGGGCGCTTATTGCCCCTTTAATTATTTTGCAATTTATTTTGGCACTTGTTGTGATTGTTGATATTGCACGTAACGGCGCAACGAATGGACCGAAATGGTTATGGGTAGTCGTTGCATTATTTGTTTCAACAATTGGACCGATTTTGTACTTTATTTTCGGACGTAAAAGCCAATGA
- a CDS encoding ABC transporter ATP-binding protein — translation MTCIQVAQLTKQYGEQKVVDHVSFTLEEHTATALIGPNGAGKTTTLSMLTGLLQPTSGQILMPGVKDIRSAIGFLPQYPQFFSWLTAFEFLEMTANLSGVEKRKVKKEAQKILEFVGLGAAMHKKVATFSGGMKQRLGIAQAIIHQPKLLLLDEPVSALDPVGRREIMNLLKEIQQQTTILYSTHILNDAEEMTDQVLFLRKGQLVEQGSLHQVCTKFDEPRYKIQFASNEEARQFASQSELVAKAEQNIAYVEIREEKPSMQQLLYRLAKSPYHVVKVERETASLEEIFMKVAGTNGSI, via the coding sequence ATGACATGTATTCAAGTAGCGCAATTAACCAAACAATATGGTGAACAAAAAGTTGTCGATCACGTGTCGTTTACATTGGAAGAACATACAGCAACCGCTCTCATTGGTCCAAATGGTGCGGGGAAAACGACCACATTATCAATGCTAACAGGCTTGTTACAACCAACAAGTGGTCAAATTCTAATGCCAGGTGTTAAAGATATTCGAAGTGCAATCGGCTTTTTGCCGCAGTATCCGCAATTTTTTTCTTGGCTAACGGCATTTGAATTTTTGGAAATGACCGCAAATTTAAGTGGTGTGGAAAAAAGAAAAGTAAAAAAAGAAGCACAAAAAATATTAGAATTCGTCGGTCTTGGAGCGGCGATGCACAAAAAAGTAGCAACGTTTTCAGGTGGGATGAAGCAACGTTTAGGTATCGCACAAGCTATTATTCATCAACCGAAATTATTATTGCTAGATGAGCCGGTATCAGCGCTTGACCCTGTTGGGCGTAGAGAAATTATGAACTTACTGAAAGAAATTCAACAGCAAACGACGATTTTATATTCGACGCATATTTTAAATGACGCGGAGGAAATGACCGATCAAGTGCTCTTTTTACGAAAAGGTCAACTTGTCGAGCAAGGATCCCTTCATCAAGTGTGTACAAAATTTGATGAGCCGCGCTATAAAATCCAGTTTGCATCAAATGAAGAAGCAAGACAGTTTGCGAGTCAATCAGAGCTTGTAGCAAAAGCAGAACAAAATATTGCTTATGTTGAAATCCGAGAAGAAAAACCATCGATGCAACAGTTACTTTATCGTTTAGCGAAATCCCCGTATCACGTTGTAAAAGTGGAGCGGGAAACAGCGAGCTTGGAAGAAATCTTCATGAAGGTGGCGGGAACTAATGGGTCAATTTAA
- a CDS encoding ABC transporter permease encodes MGQFNTLLVKEWRESWRSFKFIWIPIVFVLLGVSDPILNYFMEDILNAVGNMPEGFAMMMPELHAMDLLAASTGQFQSIGLIVLIASYIGTFSKERQSGTATLLYVRPISFTAMFLSKWIVASSVAIISATAGYAGSVYYTVLLYGKVDPTRFMAMLGTYCIWLLFVMAVTVAMSAAFKTPVATTIAIFLILIGSVVDSIIGGFWTVTPYKLSTYGLRLIDESVTMSIFWSTFTMTVSLMFVFVIIGIYFSKKRASTVKV; translated from the coding sequence ATGGGTCAATTTAACACGTTGTTAGTAAAAGAATGGCGGGAAAGCTGGCGTAGTTTTAAATTTATATGGATTCCGATTGTCTTTGTTCTACTCGGTGTAAGTGATCCAATCCTCAATTATTTCATGGAGGATATTTTGAATGCAGTTGGTAATATGCCTGAAGGATTTGCGATGATGATGCCAGAACTTCATGCGATGGATTTACTGGCGGCTTCAACGGGACAGTTTCAATCTATTGGATTAATCGTACTAATTGCTTCCTATATAGGTACGTTTAGCAAGGAACGCCAAAGCGGCACAGCCACATTATTGTATGTGCGTCCGATTTCCTTTACCGCAATGTTTTTGAGCAAATGGATTGTGGCGAGCAGCGTAGCAATTATTAGTGCAACAGCTGGCTATGCGGGAAGTGTGTATTATACGGTACTTTTATATGGCAAAGTAGATCCTACTCGCTTTATGGCGATGCTTGGAACGTATTGTATATGGCTCCTATTTGTCATGGCGGTTACAGTGGCAATGAGTGCAGCATTCAAAACACCGGTTGCTACGACGATTGCAATTTTTTTGATCTTGATTGGTTCAGTTGTAGACTCCATCATTGGTGGTTTTTGGACGGTTACTCCGTATAAATTGTCGACATATGGATTGCGACTTATTGATGAATCTGTCACGATGTCAATATTTTGGAGTACATTTACAATGACGGTTTCATTAATGTTTGTCTTTGTTATTATAGGAATTTACTTTAGTAAGAAGCGAGCAAGTACGGTGAAGGTTTAG